One Chitinophaga sp. H8 DNA window includes the following coding sequences:
- a CDS encoding GLPGLI family protein codes for MERFFKIVLSTLLITPLSQTTWAQANTTGIIEYEVTARVDAARMRAFSGGNTGGDGGEMPDVITFNQTFTFNNTMGKLETTRPGGRMRGNNNSGGNNEATPRRRMGNNATYIDLAHKQYLHVMGSPEDEQKAWYTEEAYIIPTDATLSDKTKKIAGYTCKKATVKLKDETYTVWYTTGMPFSFSPLNGLLPDSTGVVLAAESSKRAFNAKSVSLKPVADSITALPSQAIKVSQDEMREIRRQNMDKLRKRQDQLQ; via the coding sequence ATGGAACGCTTTTTCAAGATAGTACTTTCTACATTACTGATAACCCCGCTTTCACAAACTACCTGGGCACAAGCCAATACTACGGGTATCATCGAATATGAAGTAACCGCCAGAGTAGATGCAGCGCGTATGCGTGCCTTCTCCGGGGGCAATACTGGTGGTGATGGCGGCGAAATGCCGGATGTGATCACCTTCAACCAGACATTCACATTTAACAACACAATGGGAAAACTGGAAACTACCCGTCCTGGCGGCCGTATGCGCGGAAATAACAATAGTGGGGGCAATAATGAGGCAACACCCCGCCGCCGTATGGGCAACAATGCTACCTACATTGACCTGGCCCACAAGCAATACCTGCATGTGATGGGTTCGCCGGAAGATGAACAGAAAGCATGGTACACAGAAGAAGCTTATATCATCCCAACAGATGCCACACTATCAGATAAAACAAAAAAGATAGCCGGTTATACCTGTAAGAAAGCTACCGTAAAGCTCAAGGATGAAACTTACACCGTATGGTATACCACCGGAATGCCTTTTTCCTTTTCGCCGCTGAACGGACTGCTGCCAGATAGCACTGGTGTAGTATTGGCAGCGGAAAGCAGTAAACGTGCCTTTAATGCCAAATCTGTCAGCCTGAAACCGGTGGCCGATAGCATAACTGCATTACCTTCGCAGGCAATTAAAGTAAGTCAGGATGAAATGCGTGAAATACGCCGCCAAAACATGGATAAATTACGTAAACGGCAAGACCAATTGCAATAA